Genomic DNA from Hordeum vulgare subsp. vulgare chromosome 2H, MorexV3_pseudomolecules_assembly, whole genome shotgun sequence:
TGTTGTCACTAAATTCTCAAGGAGGCAATATCATGGACTACGACTGGGCTACCCATGCTTCGAGCTATTGGGTTTGTGATGGGATTATACAGGGAGGTCAGGGTGACGAAGCATGGGAGGTTGCGTCTGCTTTGCATCAACAAATATGTATACAGGATTATTCATCTAATACAGTGCCCTCTTTTGGTGATGAACTGGAGACTCCTCTCAAACGGTGGGTATTGTCCAAGGACAGCTCTGTTGTGCATCCAGAGACAACGTCTTTTTTCCTTACTAGAGTTGCAAGCGAGTCTGATCCTCCATTAAGACCTTTACCTAATGACATGTTTCATCAATCGAACAAGCTTCGTGTGCTCAAGTTATGCCGCTGCACCTTCAGTTTTTCTTCACCTCCTTTCGGCTGTTGCCATAGCTTAAAGTTCCTCGGATTAGATCACTGCAAGGATCAACCAATAgaacaagatgagaagaaaggTAGACCAATAATGGAATTTTTTCAGAGCCTGTGGGTGCTAGACATATGTCACACGGATTGGAATTTGGATTTATCAACAGAAATAACAGAGCAGATGGCTGCAAAAATTAGGGAGGTACATATAAAGAAAGGAAGGATTTGGTGCCGCAATTTTCCATGGCGGCAACTGAAGAACCTTCACAAGCTCCGAGTGATTGAGCCTACAGCCTCATGGCAGACAGGCGAAAGGGATGAATTTTCAGATATTGTGAAGATGGAGTTCCTCGACTTGTCTGGGGATAGTACAATTCAAGTGTTGCCAAGTATGTCAGGGGCAACTATCCTCAAGATTCTGGTTCTCGATGGTTGTGTTGGATTACAACATGTTGGCCCAAATGGTCTGCCACCCTCACTTGAATCCTTCAGCTTTGATGCACGTGCAAGAGGGGATCAAAATAAGGAACCTAAAATCTGTAATATCTCTTTGGCTGGATGTGCAAGATTGGTGAAGTTCAGGTTGTGTGGATTATTTCCAAATCTTGAGGAGCTGGATCTATCAGGCACAATGGTCAAAACACTTGACCTCAAAGATCAAGTGGTCCAGGCTCCAAGCCTCCAacaaattattctatcaggatgtCTGCAACTCCGTGCTATTCTATGGCCACAATATGGTATGCCAAAACACACCGTATTATGCATTGATTCTCTAGTCTGTCGTGTTGAAGCAAAACTTCATCAAGCATATGCTACTATAATGGACATAAGGTTTCTTGAGAGCTTGATATTAGATAGCAATGTTGAGTTCTGTTGGAAGAGTACTAGGTTCCATTTAAATCTATGTGTCCCTTGTACCAACAAAGTTGAGGAGGAAAGCTACAAGGAGAAGACTGCCGTCGGTAATAGTGGGCAAATAATGGTTCCATCTCGACCGAGGTCATTGATCCCCAATACTTACAACACCTACATGGATGTGATTGTTGACAACATGACTATCGATCACGACCACAACAGTGCATCACAATTTCAGCCTCTGGGCTCCCACGTGGAGATTGGTGATGGAATTAGTTTCACTAGCATGGAGAGCACACGTGGAATGAAGGCTATCATCTTTGTGATGGACAAGGCTGAGTCGTTGCATGCACACGACAATCCTCACATCACCACTGCCATCCCTCAACATATGATGTCCATAGAAAATGAGGTACTCGCATGGCGACATCTGAAATGTTGTCATGTGGTCAGATGCCCCAAGATGCATACAGTCTTCAATGTTGTCTCGGGATACTACAAATTTGTAGAGCTAGTGAACTTTTGGGCAACCGATCTCCCGATGCTAAAGACACTTCTTCTTTTGCGGAACTAAAGAGCATACACCTGTTCTCCTGCCCGAGGCTCTCATTTGTCCTCCAGTGGTCCAGGTTATACATCTTGAGAAGCTTGGAGACCCTCCACATCACCTTCTGTGGTGATCTAAGGCAGGTGTTCCCGGTGGAGCCAGAGATTATGACAAGTATAGCTACATACCATCAAGGTGTACTGGAATTCCCAAACCTGAAGCATATCTACTTCCATCAGCTCTTCAAGCTAGAACAGATATGCGAGGCCAAGATGTTTGCTCCCAAGCTTGAGACCATATGGGTCAGGGGATGCTGGGGTCTTAGGCGCCTCCCGGCCGTCAGCCGAGGCAGCCGCCCGGCCCCCGTCGTGGACTGTGAGAAGGACTGGTGGGAGAAGCTGGAGTGGGATGGACTGGAGGCCGGCCACGACCCTTCCCTCTTCCAGCCGCGCCACTCAGCGCATTACAAGAAGCCCCTGCCTAGAGGATCGGTTCTCTGGTGAGCCCAACAGACAGACAGTTCCATCAGGTACACATCCGCAAGTCTCCCCCATCGTTTTATGCTACCATCTTTTATCTCATATATATGTGGTagcagctatatatatatatatagacacatcTTGTGCATATATATATGTCGTGTACTCCCTTATGCAATCAGTGATGGATTCCTTCATTTAATTTGTTTCGGCATTCCCTATGTACGTTGTGTAGGTTTGAGtttgatggatggatggatggatggccgCCGTCTTGCTGCTTTCCCACTCCAAGTCTTCGAGTCGGCTGTGTTTGCTTCCCAGGCCAGGATGGTGGttgtgtttgtttgtttgcttaatCATTTGTGTTTGTTTCAAGTGAGAGTGAGACGACTTATCTATCATGCATTGTTGGTGTGGTTTGTGCCCTGAATTGATCATTTGGGCAGAGCAGTTTGTTTGTGTGTCACACAATCCCATGGTCATGTCATGTGTGAGTGCTTCCCTTCTGTATGCATGCATGGTGTGTGGTAAAGACTATTGCAGATGCCGGTCACATCAAGTTTGCATCTCTCTTCTCATTCAGTGCAGCGCCATGTGCTTGCTGACTGAAAATGTCTTGGTGTGATTCTAAATTTCTAATACCTACATTTGGATTATATATCAACTTGGTATTTATTTATTTGGTTTTATTACCTTGTCATCGTGTGTGCCTggttattattttgtttgccaTTGTGTCTGTCTCAAATCTAAAATACTCATTTCGTTTCCTTATACTATTGTCACCTATTCATTGATGGTCTACATTCTGCAACCCGGCTTTATGTATGGGCTCGATGAAAACCTTTGACCATCACGGTCTCTCCAGCCAATCAGAAAGCACCTACCTACAAATCATCACATGTTACCAATCTCATCCATCCACTCCACACCCTCTCTATCCAATGTGTGCAGCTGAAAATTTCCCCGCGCGGGGTTTTGCCTCACGCGTCAAACGATTTAAAATTTGTAAGGACGTGCTGTCCCGCAGACCACCTCTCATCCCTCCTAGTTTCAGTCTCAGCACGCGCCTCCTCCTACCTCTCAGCCCACCACCCATGGCATCGTACACTAATAGAAAACAGGGCATCAATCTCGATTctagagggcctttagtcccggttatgcAACCGAGAGTAAACAgtcaggactaaaggcccaaacttttagtcccggttgtgttacgaaccgggactaaaggtgctccacctgGTCGCTGTGGGGCGCGAGGgctggaggacctttagtcccagtagGTCACACCGACCGAGACTAAAAGGCGGCCACGCGTCAGCAGCAGCCAGGCGCTGGGGTTTAAAAAAAAGAGGGGTTTATGGGTTTCATATTgcgtttttcctttttctttttgtgtccatcatctttggttcctttttctttttgtgtccATCATCTTTGGTTCCTTATGCTTATTGGTGTTCTTGGCCGGTGCCATTATTAAGCGACATTAATTCAATTAGACGCTACCTAGCTAGTACATGTATCAATGAAGGAACCGCTACACGACTTCGTCGTGAATTTTGAaagaagtgacctctctttctccgtgtttGATCGAACAACAGGTTTTCGGATATCTATtcgacgctactacatatagtacacgttcatgcatatatacaatatataacatctCTTGCGATCCCTAACTAGCTAATATCTATCTACCAACATCGATAAGAAAATCtcaatggtattctccgtctctaggtatgacatgatcaacaaagaatcccgacaattcctcttgaattgctagtATGCGATCAGTTGGTAGGAGTTCGTCCCGCTTCTGgacgatctaatttaaagaaggggggcaatatatatatatatatatatatatatatatatatatatatatatatatatatatatataaatgaaattcaacacaattgatggtaataaaataaaaatgtgaatattatttacgtatttCAAGTTGTTGAAAAGATCTGCCCCTCTCAGAGACATtactggaaatcagtattttgccatctgcctagtctttgccgtctgctagctgatggcaaagattgtctttgccatcagcttcagcaaaacagacggcacagtactggctgatggcatacagtctttttgccatatgtcacctctttgccgtctcctagcggacggcaaatagtccagaggcagacggcaaagatgtagataggcccacctaaccgcggggtggctagatcaaacaggagtcggacctttgccgtctgctagcggacggtaaagagtccggaggcagacggcaaagcgctaactccgttaacggctccttcccccaacccccccccccccaccccgcccctctctctctctgtaacggctcatccccgcgcgcccctcgctctctctccccaccccgcgcgctcctctctctgtacaccgtcgcgccgccgtccccgtcgcgtcgccgcccctgtcgcgccccactgccgcccatgtcggccctgtcgcccccgccgctgcccctctctctctcccaaccTCGCCCCcgttgccgctgccgctgccccaccaccgtcgcgccgccgcacctggcgcccccggcgccgccccgccacccccgccaccccggcccctccacagccgtccctctcggtgagcccccacacccccacccccacccccccacccgcattatttttttactacttttattatttttagtagttgttattgttagtagttttagtggtagatttagttaggttagtagttttagttaggttagtagatttagttaggttagtagttttagttaggttagtagatttagttaggaggagaagaggagaagaggaggaggaggaggacaagaagaggagaagaagaagaggagtaggaggaggaggaggaggagaagaaaaagaagaagaagaggagaagaaaaaaagaagaaggagaagaagaagaagaagaaaaaagaagaagaagagaagaaaaaaaataagaaggagaagaagtaaagaagaagagaagaagaaga
This window encodes:
- the LOC123429819 gene encoding uncharacterized protein LOC123429819 translates to MPGEYIRPDTIEEAVQTVIPYLEDTSSAAHTAIYFDGWCGLAASAVLRAIAQDPPPPLLKKFHKIIHVDCSRWKSRRAFQRTIAQALKLPQRVMDAFDREDEEDDFKGVDESSRAKIHHVGAEIYRAVQDHRKMFVFHNGSDNTIDLNDFDIPLSVWGTRVLWTFRGRLRLSPGIMDKVDNSHLFLYREFSPLWNFLLQKEAREIAGYTDKLGEVAEECCLYLLSLNSQGGNIMDYDWATHASSYWVCDGIIQGGQGDEAWEVASALHQQICIQDYSSNTVPSFGDELETPLKRWVLSKDSSVVHPETTSFFLTRVASESDPPLRPLPNDMFHQSNKLRVLKLCRCTFSFSSPPFGCCHSLKFLGLDHCKDQPIEQDEKKGRPIMEFFQSLWVLDICHTDWNLDLSTEITEQMAAKIREVHIKKGRIWCRNFPWRQLKNLHKLRVIEPTASWQTGERDEFSDIVKMEFLDLSGDSTIQVLPTLMHVQEGIKIRNLKSVISLWLDVQDW
- the LOC123428996 gene encoding uncharacterized protein LOC123428996; its protein translation is MTSIATYHQGVLEFPNLKHIYFHQLFKLEQICEAKMFAPKLETIWVRGCWGLRRLPAVSRGSRPAPVVDCEKDWWEKLEWDGLEAGHDPSLFQPRHSAHYKKPLPRGSVLW